In Saccharothrix syringae, the following are encoded in one genomic region:
- a CDS encoding pentapeptide repeat-containing protein, with protein sequence MTFTERVLKLYARWRYAQQGLAEWANPPRPLIGSTTRVAALVMSGLVLLALYGVAIWRAPEFLVNQDVLKQANPEHRLPAEHNARLIVVSIGGALVVLAGLVYTARNYRLAHRGQVTDRFTKALERLGSDEMYVRIGGVHALERVMRDSPGHHGGVVEVLVAFVRDRAPHRADEKPTDDRWIHPPISTESCELPTEPTADVQAALTALGHRPDRPDHERGKIDLSGLHLQQANLAGARLRYANLRGTHLRHAHLWGADLRHADLAGTDIQHANLKGTHLQYANLVGADLQHADLAGANLQHAQLWSADLRRAHLTKISLHYFHLKDSVLTQAQLDSAVVDEHTALPEGLSRPAGD encoded by the coding sequence GTGACTTTCACCGAACGTGTCCTGAAGCTGTATGCCCGCTGGCGGTATGCCCAACAGGGGCTTGCCGAATGGGCAAATCCTCCCCGCCCCCTCATCGGCTCGACTACGCGGGTAGCCGCGTTGGTCATGAGTGGCCTGGTCCTACTTGCGCTGTATGGGGTGGCGATCTGGCGCGCGCCCGAGTTCTTGGTCAACCAGGACGTACTGAAGCAGGCGAACCCGGAGCACCGGCTGCCCGCCGAGCACAACGCGCGACTGATCGTGGTGTCCATCGGCGGCGCGCTGGTCGTGCTCGCCGGTCTCGTTTACACCGCGCGCAACTATCGGCTGGCACACCGGGGGCAGGTCACCGACCGGTTCACGAAGGCGCTGGAGCGGCTGGGCTCCGATGAGATGTATGTACGCATCGGCGGCGTGCACGCGCTGGAGCGTGTCATGCGCGACTCCCCTGGGCACCATGGAGGCGTGGTCGAGGTCTTAGTGGCCTTCGTCCGCGATCGGGCTCCCCATCGAGCGGACGAGAAGCCGACGGACGATCGGTGGATACACCCACCGATCAGCACCGAGTCGTGCGAACTGCCGACCGAGCCCACAGCGGACGTGCAGGCGGCATTGACTGCGCTCGGCCATCGCCCGGATCGGCCCGATCATGAACGAGGTAAAATTGACCTCAGCGGGCTGCATCTCCAACAAGCTAACTTGGCAGGTGCCCGACTTCGATATGCGAACTTGAGAGGCACCCACCTTCGACATGCGCACCTATGGGGTGCCGACCTCCGACACGCGGACCTGGCGGGAACCGACATCCAACACGCGAATCTGAAGGGCACCCACCTTCAATACGCGAACCTGGTGGGTGCCGACCTCCAACACGCGGATCTAGCGGGTGCCAACCTCCAACACGCGCAGCTGTGGAGCGCTGACCTCCGACGCGCGCACCTGACGAAAATCTCCTTGCATTACTTCCACCTAAAAGATTCGGTGCTCACTCAAGCCCAACTCGACTCGGCTGTGGTTGACGAGCACACGGCCCTGCCGGAAGGTCTGTCGCGCCCTGCTGGCGATTAG
- a CDS encoding RNA polymerase sigma factor: protein MAAAKTTQAAKADAEETPKATSARKAPAKKPAAKTAAAGKTAARAPRKAGAKGAPAAPAKAKKATEGDEPDGFEGPDGEDLVDDVELIDEPVEDEPAEEEAKPGEGDFVWDEEESEALRQARKDAELTASADSVRAYLKQIGKVALLNAEEEVELAKRIEAGLYAAERVRRAEDENEKLTPQLRRDLRWIVRDGERAKNHLLEANLRLVVSLAKRYTGRGMAFLDLIQEGNLGLIRAVEKFDYTKGYKFSTYATWWIRQAITRAMADQARTIRIPVHMVEVINKLGRIQRELLQDLGREPTPEELAKEMDITPEKVLEIQQYAREPISLDQTIGDEGDSQLGDFIEDSEAVVAVDAVSFTLLQDQLQSVLATLSEREAGVVRLRFGLTDGQPRTLDEIGQVYGVTRERIRQIESKTMSKLRHPSRSQVLRDYLD, encoded by the coding sequence GTGGCAGCCGCGAAGACGACCCAGGCAGCTAAGGCTGACGCCGAGGAGACGCCCAAGGCCACCTCGGCGAGGAAGGCCCCGGCCAAGAAGCCGGCGGCGAAGACCGCCGCGGCGGGCAAGACGGCCGCGAGGGCGCCGCGCAAGGCGGGCGCCAAGGGCGCGCCCGCCGCACCGGCCAAGGCGAAGAAGGCGACGGAGGGCGACGAGCCGGACGGTTTCGAGGGCCCGGACGGCGAGGACCTGGTCGACGACGTCGAGCTGATCGACGAGCCGGTCGAGGACGAGCCGGCCGAGGAGGAGGCCAAGCCCGGCGAAGGCGACTTCGTCTGGGACGAGGAGGAGTCGGAGGCCCTGCGGCAGGCCCGCAAGGACGCCGAGCTGACCGCCTCGGCCGACTCGGTCCGCGCCTACCTCAAGCAGATCGGCAAGGTCGCCCTGCTCAACGCGGAGGAGGAGGTCGAGCTCGCCAAGCGCATCGAGGCCGGCCTCTACGCCGCCGAGCGGGTGCGCCGCGCCGAGGACGAGAACGAGAAGCTGACCCCGCAGCTCCGCCGCGACCTGCGGTGGATCGTGCGGGACGGCGAGCGGGCCAAGAACCACCTGCTGGAGGCCAACCTCCGCCTGGTGGTGTCGCTGGCCAAGCGCTACACCGGTCGCGGCATGGCGTTCCTGGACCTGATCCAGGAGGGCAACCTCGGCCTGATCCGCGCGGTGGAGAAGTTCGACTACACCAAGGGCTACAAGTTCTCCACGTACGCCACGTGGTGGATCCGCCAGGCGATCACCCGCGCGATGGCCGACCAGGCCCGCACCATCCGCATCCCGGTGCACATGGTCGAGGTCATCAACAAGCTCGGCCGCATCCAGCGCGAGCTGCTCCAGGACCTGGGCCGCGAGCCCACCCCGGAGGAGCTGGCCAAGGAGATGGACATCACCCCGGAGAAGGTGCTGGAGATCCAGCAGTACGCCCGGGAGCCCATCTCGCTGGACCAGACGATCGGCGACGAGGGCGACAGCCAGCTCGGCGACTTCATCGAGGACTCCGAGGCCGTGGTGGCCGTGGACGCGGTGTCGTTCACGCTGCTGCAGGACCAGCTCCAGTCGGTGCTGGCGACGCTGTCCGAGCGCGAGGCGGGCGTGGTGCGGCTGCGGTTCGGCCTCACCGACGGCCAGCCGCGGACGCTGGACGAGATCGGCCAGGTCTACGGCGTGACGCGCGAGCGCATCCGGCAGATCGAGTCGAAGACCATGTCGAAGCTGCGCCACCCGTCCCGTTCGCAGGTGCTGCGCGACTACCTCGACTGA
- a CDS encoding pentapeptide repeat-containing protein, whose amino-acid sequence MNLPESHPDDRQIAYNGPVPDDTTADARSRVKPDWPTCSHDEGRCIGRRVAEYEYCLAHLPPDELDGLLQSVEPGADLDLRGTDLTGAVFDRLLVRMIEEPDSPDPSTLIGIADLRYCDIPAVKRFRRAQFADDARFDGATFTGEARFDGATFTGEARFDGATFTGEAVFVNVTFTGDAVFDGVKFANEAIFEQVEFVGRGIFADAHFVDVAAFIGVAFTGNPWFESARFDGDAFFDSAHFADGASFDNATFAGDTEFGGAEFEGNVHFDKVAFTGSIQFAGTTFAHVVTFVGATFALVDVFGPVVAEVISLNRASFAKRVAVKVEASLLSAEDVRFDDGVELRIRHARVWLRRAFFGAASSVSGIAVPFAVTFGQQTQEVGAEPERIEAWTIAARQESVPKKQHDQNRDEAWVPQVLSLQEADVSQVTLTDVDLRWCRFAGAHQLDKLRLEGRSPFHRPPGRWLTGWAWPPVWRWSGRRVLAEEHPWRASRRKSAGWSPTVPLPNYLAEQIPDGGQVPAVGPERLAVLYRSLRKALEDAKNEPGAGDFYYGEMDARRHASSTGTGERLVLVVYWLLSGYGQRAGRAFAALALLVGVLFTGLTYYGLPDTSTPAAPLTGTVRTPTGQPQQVTIETTAPAKLPPPDRRWTAERMDKAARIALGSVVFRDTDQKLTTAGSWILMAGRAFGPLLLALAALAIRARVKR is encoded by the coding sequence CCCGGATGATCGGCAGATCGCCTACAACGGTCCGGTGCCCGATGACACCACCGCCGACGCCCGCTCCCGCGTCAAGCCCGACTGGCCGACCTGCTCGCACGACGAGGGGCGGTGTATCGGTCGTCGGGTCGCTGAGTACGAGTACTGCTTGGCGCACCTGCCGCCGGACGAACTCGACGGCTTGCTCCAGTCCGTTGAACCGGGGGCCGACCTAGACCTGCGCGGCACCGACCTCACCGGTGCCGTGTTCGACCGACTGCTCGTCCGCATGATCGAGGAGCCCGATAGTCCCGATCCTTCAACTCTTATTGGCATAGCCGACCTGCGCTACTGTGATATCCCTGCCGTTAAACGATTTCGTCGCGCACAGTTCGCCGATGATGCCCGGTTTGATGGTGCGACGTTTACCGGTGAAGCTCGGTTTGATGGTGCGACGTTTACCGGTGAAGCTCGGTTTGATGGTGCGACGTTTACCGGTGAAGCCGTGTTCGTCAATGTGACGTTCACTGGAGACGCTGTATTTGACGGAGTAAAATTCGCCAACGAAGCCATATTTGAGCAGGTGGAGTTCGTTGGTAGGGGCATATTTGCCGATGCGCACTTTGTCGATGTCGCCGCATTCATCGGTGTGGCGTTTACTGGCAACCCCTGGTTCGAGAGTGCGAGGTTCGACGGTGACGCTTTTTTCGATTCTGCACATTTCGCCGATGGTGCCTCGTTCGACAATGCAACGTTCGCCGGTGACACTGAGTTCGGCGGTGCAGAATTCGAAGGAAATGTCCATTTTGACAAGGTGGCTTTTACTGGCAGTATCCAGTTCGCCGGGACGACATTCGCGCATGTCGTGACTTTTGTTGGAGCGACGTTTGCTTTAGTCGACGTGTTCGGCCCGGTGGTGGCGGAGGTTATCAGCTTGAACCGGGCGTCGTTCGCCAAGCGGGTGGCCGTGAAGGTGGAGGCCAGTCTGCTGTCGGCGGAGGATGTCCGTTTCGACGACGGAGTGGAGTTGAGAATACGTCACGCGCGTGTGTGGCTCCGACGGGCATTCTTCGGCGCGGCATCATCGGTGAGCGGGATCGCCGTCCCATTCGCCGTTACATTCGGCCAGCAGACTCAGGAGGTCGGGGCCGAACCGGAGCGGATAGAAGCGTGGACGATTGCGGCGAGGCAGGAGTCCGTTCCCAAAAAGCAGCATGATCAGAATAGAGATGAGGCGTGGGTGCCACAGGTGCTCTCATTGCAGGAGGCCGACGTGTCGCAGGTGACGCTGACCGACGTGGACCTGCGGTGGTGCCGCTTCGCTGGGGCGCACCAATTGGACAAGCTGCGCTTGGAAGGCCGCAGCCCGTTCCACCGGCCTCCGGGCAGGTGGTTGACGGGATGGGCTTGGCCGCCGGTATGGCGTTGGTCGGGGCGGCGTGTGCTGGCTGAGGAACACCCCTGGAGGGCGAGCCGCCGCAAATCTGCTGGCTGGAGCCCTACCGTGCCTCTTCCGAACTACCTAGCCGAGCAGATACCGGATGGCGGACAAGTGCCAGCGGTGGGGCCGGAGCGGCTGGCCGTACTGTATCGGAGCCTGCGTAAAGCTCTGGAGGATGCAAAGAACGAGCCCGGAGCGGGCGATTTCTACTACGGCGAGATGGACGCCCGCCGCCACGCCTCCTCAACCGGAACCGGTGAACGCCTCGTGTTGGTCGTCTATTGGCTGCTGTCGGGCTACGGCCAGCGTGCCGGTCGCGCTTTCGCCGCGCTGGCGTTGCTGGTCGGAGTGCTGTTCACCGGCTTGACCTACTACGGCCTGCCCGACACTTCCACTCCGGCGGCCCCGCTGACCGGCACCGTCCGCACGCCCACCGGCCAGCCGCAGCAGGTCACCATCGAGACCACCGCGCCGGCCAAGCTGCCCCCGCCGGACCGGCGCTGGACCGCGGAGCGCATGGACAAGGCCGCGCGCATCGCCTTGGGCTCGGTGGTCTTCCGCGACACCGACCAGAAGCTCACCACCGCCGGGTCCTGGATCTTGATGGCCGGGCGTGCGTTCGGGCCGCTGCTGCTCGCGCTCGCGGCGTTGGCGATCCGTGCCCGCGTCAAGCGGTGA
- a CDS encoding DUF4193 domain-containing protein, with protein sequence MATDYDAPRRSEADELAEDSLEELKARRNETQSGVVDIDEDATAENFELPGADLSGEELTFKVLPKQADEFTCSKCFLVHHRSRLAEEVNGQYVCRDCA encoded by the coding sequence ATGGCGACCGACTACGACGCGCCGCGTCGCAGCGAGGCGGACGAACTCGCTGAGGACTCCCTTGAGGAGCTGAAGGCGCGGCGCAACGAAACGCAGTCCGGGGTCGTCGACATCGACGAGGACGCGACCGCCGAGAACTTCGAGCTGCCCGGTGCGGACCTGTCCGGTGAGGAACTCACGTTCAAGGTCCTGCCCAAGCAGGCCGACGAGTTCACGTGCTCCAAGTGCTTCCTGGTGCACCACCGCAGCCGACTGGCCGAGGAGGTCAACGGCCAGTACGTCTGCCGTGACTGCGCCTGA
- a CDS encoding recombinase family protein gives MAVLGYARVSTTSQVLDRQIDALVAAGVPEDRIYTDKISGAKDDRPGLAALLDYVREGDTVVVHSLDRLGRSLSGLLRTVETFKERGVVLRSLKESIDTSTDVGVMLLGIFGTLAQYERALINERAADARAAAKARGKQTGRPRALAPDQVALARRMRAAGESVATICGTLKVSRATLYRVLGEDQAPAPA, from the coding sequence ATGGCAGTTCTCGGATACGCGCGAGTCAGCACCACCAGCCAGGTCCTCGACCGGCAGATCGACGCCCTCGTGGCGGCGGGCGTGCCGGAGGACCGCATCTACACCGACAAGATCAGCGGGGCCAAGGACGACCGGCCCGGCCTGGCCGCGCTGCTCGACTACGTGCGCGAGGGGGACACGGTCGTGGTCCACTCCCTGGACCGGTTGGGCCGCTCCCTGTCCGGCCTGCTGCGCACGGTCGAGACGTTCAAGGAGCGCGGGGTGGTACTGCGCTCGCTCAAGGAGTCGATCGACACCAGCACCGACGTGGGCGTGATGCTGCTCGGCATCTTCGGCACCCTCGCGCAGTACGAGCGCGCCTTGATCAACGAGCGGGCCGCCGACGCCCGCGCCGCCGCGAAGGCGCGCGGCAAGCAGACCGGGCGGCCTCGCGCGCTCGCCCCGGACCAGGTGGCGCTCGCCCGCCGGATGCGCGCGGCCGGGGAGTCCGTCGCGACGATCTGCGGCACGCTCAAGGTCAGCCGCGCGACGCTGTACCGGGTGCTCGGCGAAGACCAGGCACCCGCTCCCGCATAG
- a CDS encoding tyrosine-type recombinase/integrase, which yields MTPDDLRVLLESWLLHLRAERKSPQTLKSYGDGVRRFLAWCEQNDTPPVLDRPTVNAFVADLLESGAEAATARARQLSLRRLSAWLAEEGEIPGDELVALKPPRLDAKVVDPLTTDQLQALLAACTGKEFRERRDEAIIRLMLESGARASEVVEMTLSGVDLRAGSALITRGKGGKGRRVPFSAQAGRALDRYVRLRRSHRLAGTDTLWLGERGKGFTYQGLYRALQYRAGLAGISGFHPHRLRHTAASRWLAAGGSEGGLMAVAGWSRRDMIDRYTRATASDRAAEEARSLNLGDL from the coding sequence GTGACCCCCGACGATCTTCGCGTGCTGCTGGAGTCCTGGTTGCTCCACCTCCGCGCCGAGCGCAAGAGCCCGCAGACCCTCAAGTCCTACGGCGACGGCGTCCGCCGGTTTCTCGCCTGGTGTGAGCAGAACGACACTCCCCCGGTGCTCGACCGGCCCACCGTGAACGCGTTCGTCGCGGACCTGCTGGAGTCCGGGGCCGAAGCCGCCACCGCCCGTGCGCGTCAGCTCTCCCTGCGGCGGCTGTCCGCGTGGCTCGCGGAGGAAGGCGAGATCCCGGGCGACGAGCTGGTGGCGCTGAAACCGCCGAGGCTCGACGCCAAGGTGGTCGACCCGTTGACCACAGACCAGCTCCAGGCCCTGCTCGCCGCGTGCACCGGCAAGGAGTTCCGCGAGCGGCGCGACGAGGCGATCATCCGGCTCATGCTCGAATCCGGCGCACGGGCCAGCGAGGTGGTCGAGATGACGCTGTCGGGCGTCGATCTGCGCGCCGGGTCCGCGCTGATCACGCGCGGCAAAGGTGGCAAGGGGCGCCGCGTGCCGTTCTCCGCGCAGGCCGGCCGGGCGCTGGACCGCTACGTGCGGCTGCGGCGGTCCCACAGGCTGGCCGGGACCGACACCCTGTGGCTCGGCGAGCGCGGCAAGGGCTTCACGTACCAGGGGTTGTACCGGGCCTTGCAGTACCGCGCCGGGCTCGCCGGCATCAGCGGGTTTCATCCGCATCGGCTTCGGCACACCGCAGCGTCGCGGTGGCTCGCGGCGGGTGGGTCCGAGGGCGGCTTGATGGCGGTCGCGGGATGGTCGCGGCGCGACATGATCGACAGGTACACACGCGCTACGGCAAGTGACCGCGCGGCCGAGGAAGCGCGCTCCCTGAACCTGGGTGACCTGTAA
- a CDS encoding helix-turn-helix transcriptional regulator: MRTGEPPRARGRSADELSKSRHRGRAHGVERAELAARFGAVLRTERAARGWSQARLAEAAGITRESVYRLEGGRQRPSTSMTYRLAQALRPGADLRTVVELEARLRIAAGNSLREFSTRTRRRRERLLAEALAGDEVPVNAADPFAGLLMSYLAAS; encoded by the coding sequence ATGAGGACAGGAGAACCACCGCGCGCACGCGGTAGGTCTGCGGACGAGCTGTCGAAGTCTCGGCACCGGGGCCGCGCCCACGGCGTCGAGCGCGCCGAGCTGGCGGCCCGCTTCGGGGCCGTGCTGCGCACGGAGCGGGCCGCCCGGGGCTGGTCGCAGGCCCGGCTGGCTGAGGCTGCGGGCATCACCCGGGAGTCGGTCTACCGACTGGAGGGCGGGCGCCAGCGCCCGTCCACGTCAATGACGTACCGCCTGGCCCAGGCGTTGAGGCCGGGCGCTGACCTGCGCACGGTGGTCGAGCTGGAGGCACGGCTACGCATCGCCGCGGGGAACTCGCTGCGCGAGTTCAGCACACGGACCCGACGGCGGCGTGAGCGGCTGCTGGCGGAGGCGCTGGCGGGCGACGAGGTGCCGGTTAACGCGGCGGACCCATTCGCCGGCCTGCTGATGTCGTACTTGGCGGCGTCGTGA
- a CDS encoding inositol monophosphatase family protein — MRFDPRSLAEVAAVVAREAGDLARDMREAAVADVDTKSTQTDVVTAGDRASEQLVRRRLAELRPGEPVLGEEEGGEAAVEGLTWVVDPIDGTVNYLYGIPHYAVSIAAQVDGESVAGAVYEPAAGHLWTAWSGGGSYLDDRRLAVSKATRLDVSLLGYGFAYRADRRQRQAEAWAALAPRLRDLRRAGAASLDLCAVAAGRLDAYAEHGLGRWDWAAGALIAREAGAVVHLPGGPHALGPDATFAAAPGIADALYEALLEADFPKV, encoded by the coding sequence TTGCGTTTCGATCCGCGCTCGTTGGCCGAGGTCGCCGCCGTTGTCGCGCGCGAGGCCGGTGACCTGGCCAGGGACATGCGCGAGGCCGCCGTGGCCGACGTCGACACCAAGAGCACCCAGACCGACGTCGTCACGGCCGGTGACCGGGCGTCCGAGCAGTTGGTCCGCCGCCGGCTCGCCGAGCTGCGGCCCGGCGAGCCCGTCCTCGGCGAGGAGGAGGGCGGTGAGGCGGCCGTCGAGGGGCTGACCTGGGTCGTCGACCCGATCGACGGCACGGTGAACTACCTCTACGGCATCCCGCACTACGCCGTGTCGATCGCGGCGCAGGTGGACGGCGAGTCCGTCGCGGGCGCCGTCTACGAACCGGCCGCGGGGCACCTGTGGACGGCGTGGTCGGGCGGCGGCTCCTACCTGGACGACCGGCGCCTGGCGGTGTCCAAGGCCACCCGGTTGGACGTCTCCCTGTTGGGTTACGGGTTCGCCTACCGGGCCGACCGCCGCCAACGCCAGGCCGAGGCGTGGGCCGCCCTGGCACCCCGGCTCCGCGACCTGCGCCGCGCCGGCGCGGCCTCGCTGGACCTGTGCGCCGTGGCCGCCGGCCGCCTGGACGCCTACGCCGAGCACGGCCTGGGCCGCTGGGACTGGGCCGCCGGCGCGCTGATCGCCCGCGAGGCGGGCGCGGTGGTCCACCTCCCGGGCGGCCCCCACGCCCTGGGCCCCGACGCCACCTTCGCCGCCGCCCCGGGCATAGCCGACGCCCTCTACGAGGCCCTCCTGGAAGCCGACTTCCCCAAGGTCTAA
- the ppgK gene encoding polyphosphate--glucose phosphotransferase — protein sequence MGMTRGFGVDIGGSGIKGGLVDLQAGALESERLRINTPQPSTPDAVADVVAEIVEKCAWDGPVGVTLPCVVKHGVAHTAANVDKKWIGTDAAELFANRLGRPKEQVVVLNDADAAGIAEMRFGSGRDRDGLVVLLTFGTGIGSALFLDGRLVPNTEFGHLEVDGHDAEKRAAASVKEDKGLTWAEWTPRVSRYISVLENLIWPDLVIAGGGVSKKAEKWLPLLEVRTEVVAAALKNDAGIVGAAVAAARGLAP from the coding sequence ATGGGCATGACCCGCGGGTTCGGCGTGGACATCGGCGGCTCCGGCATCAAGGGCGGTCTCGTGGACCTGCAGGCAGGTGCACTGGAGAGCGAGCGCCTGCGCATCAACACGCCGCAGCCGTCGACGCCGGACGCGGTCGCCGACGTCGTCGCCGAGATCGTCGAGAAGTGCGCTTGGGACGGTCCGGTCGGCGTCACGCTGCCCTGCGTGGTCAAGCACGGTGTCGCGCACACGGCCGCCAACGTCGACAAGAAGTGGATCGGCACGGACGCGGCCGAGCTGTTCGCCAACCGCCTCGGCCGCCCGAAGGAGCAGGTCGTCGTCCTGAACGACGCCGACGCCGCGGGCATCGCCGAGATGCGGTTCGGTTCCGGGCGGGACCGGGACGGCCTGGTGGTGCTGCTGACCTTCGGCACCGGCATCGGCAGCGCCCTGTTCCTCGACGGCCGGCTGGTGCCCAACACCGAGTTCGGCCACCTGGAGGTCGACGGCCACGACGCGGAGAAGCGCGCGGCCGCCTCGGTCAAGGAGGACAAGGGCCTGACCTGGGCGGAGTGGACGCCGCGGGTGTCGCGGTACATCTCCGTGCTGGAGAACCTGATCTGGCCGGACCTCGTCATCGCGGGCGGCGGGGTGAGCAAGAAGGCCGAGAAGTGGCTCCCCCTGCTGGAGGTCCGCACCGAGGTCGTGGCCGCGGCGCTGAAGAACGACGCGGGCATCGTCGGCGCGGCGGTGGCCGCGGCGCGGGGCCTGGCACCCTGA
- the cei gene encoding envelope integrity protein Cei, producing the protein MGRSADVGPGTGGSGSSRYRKRRPLPALVLFLVLALTAVVVWNRVLSEAGDVDAAIRCNPPGGAPASGAPSSAAPALGTVLAHDALDRTDPVPVTEVQFRVFNASTQRNQARFVATTLAEMGMKQAADPGNDPVYPAQDMSCRGQIRFGAPGAGAARTLSLVEPCLELVRDERQDATVDVAVGQKFSEVKPNSDARKVIDQLAAWAEQQPDRQGGQAAEGSTPPSLNAANLEGARDVQC; encoded by the coding sequence ATGGGGAGGTCGGCGGACGTGGGACCCGGTACGGGAGGAAGCGGGTCGTCGCGGTACCGGAAGCGGCGACCGTTGCCGGCGTTGGTCCTGTTCCTGGTCCTGGCCCTGACCGCGGTGGTGGTGTGGAACCGGGTGCTCTCCGAGGCCGGGGACGTGGACGCGGCGATCCGGTGCAACCCGCCCGGCGGCGCGCCCGCGTCGGGGGCGCCGTCGTCGGCCGCCCCGGCGCTGGGGACGGTGCTGGCGCACGACGCGCTCGACCGCACCGACCCGGTGCCGGTGACCGAGGTGCAGTTCCGCGTGTTCAACGCGAGCACGCAGCGCAACCAGGCCCGGTTCGTGGCCACCACGCTGGCCGAGATGGGCATGAAGCAGGCGGCGGACCCGGGCAACGACCCGGTGTACCCGGCGCAGGACATGTCGTGCCGCGGGCAGATCCGGTTCGGCGCGCCCGGCGCCGGGGCCGCGCGGACGTTGAGCCTGGTCGAGCCGTGCCTGGAGCTGGTGCGCGACGAGCGGCAGGACGCGACCGTGGACGTGGCGGTCGGCCAGAAGTTCAGCGAGGTGAAGCCGAACAGCGACGCCCGCAAGGTGATCGACCAGCTCGCCGCGTGGGCGGAGCAGCAGCCGGACCGCCAGGGCGGCCAGGCCGCCGAGGGCTCCACCCCGCCGTCCCTCAACGCCGCCAACCTGGAAGGCGCCCGCGACGTCCAGTGCTGA
- a CDS encoding helix-turn-helix domain-containing protein, producing the protein MDVTDNHIGRRLREVRSWRRLSLTAVAGLAGITPAYLSMIERGLRPVTKRAVLEALASALQVAPTELTGSPFAPTDAHGSEAHAAIREVETVLSAVDLGVDPGVTPAPWPELRDRVIHLNTVLRPEADYAAQGRVVPGLLLQLHAAYVHHPAHRRDVLVGLLHTYHAAAVLTKNLGVRGLPVVAARLAQQCAEELGEPEWLAFAVWLRGHAAGSQGRAHQLAASVRGIDRLTGADGPNVLQARGMLHLNAALAAASLRDGDTARVHLDEAAALAQRLPDERENFAFLHFGVPNVGVWRVSLATELEEGGKVAELARRVNPDELPAKARRAMYWVDLGRSLLTERATVEQGIQALVTAESIAPQRVRNNVFVREAVADLLRRAQRDSSGRELRGLAWRMGVAPTG; encoded by the coding sequence GTGGACGTCACGGACAACCACATCGGCCGCCGTCTGCGGGAGGTCCGCTCGTGGCGTCGGCTGTCGTTGACCGCCGTCGCGGGGCTCGCCGGGATCACCCCCGCGTACCTGAGCATGATCGAGCGCGGCTTGCGCCCGGTGACCAAGCGGGCCGTGCTGGAAGCGCTCGCGAGCGCCCTCCAGGTCGCCCCGACCGAGTTGACCGGCTCGCCGTTCGCCCCGACCGACGCCCACGGGTCGGAGGCGCATGCCGCGATCCGCGAGGTCGAGACGGTGTTGTCCGCCGTCGACCTCGGCGTGGACCCCGGCGTGACGCCCGCGCCGTGGCCGGAGCTGCGTGACCGGGTCATCCACTTGAACACCGTGCTGCGGCCGGAGGCCGACTACGCCGCCCAGGGCCGCGTGGTGCCCGGCCTGCTGCTCCAACTCCACGCCGCCTACGTGCACCACCCCGCGCACCGCCGTGACGTGTTGGTGGGCCTGCTGCACACCTACCACGCCGCCGCCGTGCTCACGAAGAACCTTGGGGTGCGCGGGCTGCCCGTGGTCGCCGCGCGCTTGGCGCAGCAGTGCGCGGAGGAGCTGGGCGAACCGGAATGGCTGGCGTTCGCGGTGTGGCTGCGCGGGCACGCCGCCGGGTCTCAGGGCCGCGCCCACCAGCTCGCCGCGTCCGTGCGCGGCATCGACCGCCTGACCGGGGCCGACGGGCCGAATGTGCTCCAGGCGCGGGGGATGTTGCACTTGAACGCCGCCTTGGCCGCCGCCTCGCTGCGCGACGGCGACACCGCCCGCGTGCACCTGGACGAGGCCGCCGCGCTGGCGCAGCGCCTGCCGGACGAGCGCGAGAACTTCGCGTTTCTGCACTTCGGCGTGCCCAACGTGGGCGTGTGGCGGGTGTCGCTGGCGACCGAGCTGGAGGAGGGCGGCAAGGTCGCCGAGCTGGCCCGCCGGGTGAACCCCGACGAGCTGCCCGCCAAGGCCCGCCGCGCGATGTACTGGGTCGACCTGGGGCGCTCGCTGCTCACCGAGCGCGCCACCGTGGAGCAGGGCATCCAGGCACTGGTCACCGCGGAATCCATCGCGCCGCAGCGCGTGCGCAACAACGTGTTCGTGCGCGAAGCCGTCGCCGACCTGCTGCGCCGTGCGCAGCGCGACTCGTCCGGCCGGGAGCTGCGCGGTCTCGCGTGGCGCATGGGAGTCGCGCCGACCGGGTGA